A portion of the Anoplopoma fimbria isolate UVic2021 breed Golden Eagle Sablefish chromosome 15, Afim_UVic_2022, whole genome shotgun sequence genome contains these proteins:
- the htr1b gene encoding 5-hydroxytryptamine receptor 1B translates to KVMERVEPTPQVNTTKDSFITNASIESLASQISLAVILSGITLATTLSNAFVIATISQSKKLQTPANFLIASLAITDLLVSILVMPICVLYTVIHSWTLGQIVCDIWLSSDITCCTASILHLCVIALDRYWAITDAVEYSKKRTPGRAAGMVATAWVIAISISLPPLFWRQVKADELTSCCVNTDHIFYTIYSTFGAFYIPTLLLIVLYGRIYVEARKRILKQSPKKMGKRLTSAHLVTSSPGWSTTPSSDTSTSENQVKVSVSDALLEKKRISAARERKATKTLGIILGAYIVCWLPFFIYTLVVAMCDSCFNPELFDFFTWLGYLNSLINPIIYTMSNEDFKKAFHKLVRLRCCRL, encoded by the coding sequence AAAGTGATGGAGCGAGTCGAGCCAACTCCTCAGGTGAACACCACTAAGGACAGTTTTATTACAAATGCATCAATTGAGAGCCTGGCCTCTCAGATCAGTCTGGCTGTCATCCTCTCCGGCATCACACTCGCCACCACTTTATCCAACGCCTTCGTCATTGCAACAATCTCTCAATCCAAGAAACTGCAAACACCTGCAAACTTTCTGATCGCCTCTCTGGCCATCACCGACCTGCTGGTGTCCATCCTGGTGATGCCCATATGCGTCTTGTACACGGTCATCCACAGCTGGACACTGGGCCAAATCGTGTGCGACATCTGGCTCTCCTCGGACATAACGTGCTGCACTGCTTCCATCCTGCACCTGTGCGTCATCGCTTTGGACAGGTACTGGGCCATCACGGATGCGGTGGAGTACTCCAAGAAGCGCACACCTGGACGAGCAGCCGGGATGGTGGCCACAGCCTGGGTCATCGCCATCTCCATCTCCCTGCCTCCTCTCTTCTGGAGACAGGTGAAGGCGGATGAGCTGACCAGCTGCTGCGTCAACACTGATCATATTTTCTACACCATCTACTCCACATTTGGGGCTTTCTACATCCCCACTTTGCTGCTTATTGTCCTCTATGGACGGATATATGTGGAGGCGAGGAAACGTATCTTAAAGCAGTCACCCAAGAAGATGGGGAAGAGACTGACCTCGGCTCACCTGGTCACCAGCTCACCTGGGTGGTCCACGACTCCGTCCAGCGACACTTCAACAAGCGAGAACCAGGTGAAGGTGTCGGTGTCGGATGCACTTTTGGAGAAAAAACGCATTTCtgcagccagagagagaaaagccacCAAGACTTTGGGGATAATCCTTGGTGCTTATATCGTTTGCTGGCTGCCGTTTTTCATTTACACATTGGTGGTGGCCATGTGTGACTCATGTTTTAACCCCGAGTTATTTGACTTTTTCACCTGGTTGGGATATCTGAACTCCCTCATCAACCCGATCATATACACAATGTCCAATGAGGACTTCAAGAAAGCCTTCCATAAACTTGTGCGCCTCAGATGCTGCCGGTTGTAA
- the LOC129103031 gene encoding snake venom 5'-nucleotidase-like codes for MHVWSRRCVLLTSICLFLYDPGSVWTFEVTLLHTNDNHARIEETSVDSGKCPDGQPCFAGVARRSTKVKEIREKEKNVLFLDAGDQFQGTVWFNYYKGAEAAHFMNKLGYDAMAFGNHEFDNGVEGLIQPFLKNINCSVVSANIKPDQTLAKNFSRYYQPYTVIKVGSESVAVVGYTTAETPALSMPGQHLKFEDEVEALQVQVDKLESLGYNKIIALGHSGFDVDQDIAKRVRGVDVVIGGHTNTFLYTGKPPSTEVPAGPYPFMVRSNDGRDVPVVQAFAFGKYLGYLKVTFDKDGNVVKAVGNPILMDSSIRQDPDFLADIEKWKKNLAQYSSKYVGQTLVYLNGTFEECRFRECNLGNLICDAMIYHNIRRSSGQQWNHVSMCMLNSGAVRTAIDERYKNGSITMEEILTVLPFGGTIDLVQIKGSTVKKTFEHSIHRYGSMSGEFLQVSGIKVQYDLSKPVDQRVVSVSTLCTECRVPKYEPLDPEKKYTVVMPSYMAGGGDGYTMIKEESMKHDTGDLDISVVSKYISDMKSVYPAVEGRITFRNSAVFTAHSLGLLLLSLCLSLTAKL; via the exons ATGCACGTCTGGTCTCGTCGGTGCGTTCTTCTGACCTCCATCTGCCTTTTCCTTTATGACCCGGGCAGCGTGTGGACTTTCGAGGTGACACTGCTTCACACCAATGACAACCATGCACGGATCGAGGAGACCAGCGTGGACTCGGGGAAGTGTCCCGATGGGCAGCCCTGCTTCGCCGGGGTGGCCAGGAGGTCCACCAAAGTGAAGGAGATccgagagaaggagaagaacgTGTTGTTTCTGGATGCTGGAGACCAGTTTCAGGGAACTGTCTGGTTCAACTACTACAAAGGTGCCGAGGCAGCTCACTTCATGAACAAACTGGGTTATGATGCCATG GCTTTTGGAAACCATGAGTTTGACAATGGAGTGGAGGGTCTGATACAGCCATTcctcaaaaatataaattgctCTGTGGTGAGCGCCAACATCAAACCTGACCAGACTCTGGCCAAAAACTTCAGCAGATACTACCAACCCTACACAGTCATCAAGGTGGGCTCAGAGAGCGTGGCTGTGGTCGGCTACACCACTGCAGAGACCCCCGCCTTATCCATGCCAG GCCAGCACCTAAAGTTCGAGGATGAGGTGGAGGCACTTCAGGTTCAGGTCGATAAGTTGGAATCTTTGGGCTATAATAAGATCATCGCCCTGGGCCACTCTGGCTTTGACGTGGATCAAGACATCGCCAAGCGTGTGAGAGGGGTGGATGTCGTTATTGGAGGACACACCAACACATTCCTCTATACAg GTAAGCCCCCATCCACTGAAGTGCCTGCTGGGCCGTACCCTTTCATGGTGAGGTCTAATGATGGGAGAGACGTGCCGGTGGTCCAGGCCTTTGCCTTTGGGAAGTACCTCGGATACTTGAAAGTCACCTTTGACAAAGATGGGAATGTGGTAAAAGCTGTTGGAAACCCCATCCTAATGGACAGCAGCATCCGTCAAG ACCCAGATTTCCTGGCTGACATTGAGAAGTGGAAGAAAAACTTGGCTCAATATTCCTCAAAGTATGTAGGACAGACCTTAGTCTATCTAAACGGGACGTTTGAAGAGTGTCGATTTCGGGAGTGTAACCTTGGAAACCTGATCTGTGATGCTATG ATTTATCACAATATTAGGCGTTCAAGTGGGCAACAGTGGAATCATGTGAGCATGTGTATGCTGAATAGTGGAGCAGTAAGGACAGCCATAGACGAGCGCTACAAAAATG GTTCCATCACTATGGAGGAGATCCTCACCGTCTTACCTTTTGGAGGAACTATTGACTTGGTCCAGATAAAGGGATCGACAgtgaaaaagacatttgaacaCTCAATTCACAGATATGGAAGCATGTCTGGAGAATTTCTTCAAGTCTCAG GCATTAAAGTTCAGTACGACCTCTCAAAACCAGTCGACCAGCGTGTAGTGTCCGTGTCCACGCTCTGCACTGAGTGCCGTGTGCCCAAGTACGAGCCGTTAGACCCGGAGAAGAAGTACACTGTGGTGATGCCTTCATACATGGCGGGCGGAGGTGATGGCTATACCATGATCAAGGAGGAGTCAATGAAGCATGACACAG GTGACTTGgatatttctgttgtttccaAATACATCTCGGACATGAAGAGTGTGTACCCAGCTGTGGAAGGTCGGATCACGTTCAGGAACTCGGCTGTCTTTACAGCTCACAGCCTCGGTTTGTTGCTGCTGAGTTTATGTCTGTCCCTGACTGCGAAactgtga